The genome window AGATCGCAAGCCTGGCGAGCGAAATTAGAAATGGGATCGATCGCCTGCGGCGCACGCGCCGCTGGGTCATTGAGCTTCCAAAGGATTCTATAATTGAACGTATAATTGAGCCTCGACCCAAGCGGCGTGCGGGGCATATCAGGCTCGACGGATACCACTCATTCTACGGCAGCGACGACTTCAGGACCTCCTTCCTGCTATGCGCAGCCGACACGGCTGAAGCCGAGGGAACGCGAATCAGAGTGTGCGCACAAAAAGACTGCGGGCGCATGTTCGCCCGACATCGACGCGCCAGGTATTGCAGCTCACGTTGCTCGCAGAAGGAACGGGACCTTCGCTTCAGAAAGCGTTTCACCAAAACCGAACGCAGGGAACGCCGGCAACGCTACTACAAGAATCGGATGGCCAAACTTCACGGCCCGGCCGTGGCAAGTAAGGTCAAACCTAGGCCGGTCAAACCAACCCCCCGCAAGTGAAGCTGGTCCCGTCGCAAGGAGCCAACGCAGGTTGAAGACTGCGCGCAATTGTCCAGGCGAGAACCTGGTTGGCCCTTCGAGACGGTTGCTCCTCGGTGTGCAGGTGGGTTGCTCAGACGGCTCGATAGCGTCGCTGTCCGGCGCCCACCTCCCTCCGAGTGGCTGCGCCGAAACGACGCTGATCTGCCTCCCATCCAACTTTCCCTGTTCCGGGGTTCTTGCTTCTCTGATACCCGCGCTTTTGCTGCCTGATCCGTGCAACGAAATTCCCTGTTTAACGATTTAGGGAATTCGAACTGCAAGTGCCTGATTTCAGTGGGTTTCTGAAAAGCCGACCGTTAGATTCGGACCAAAAGTCGCGAAAATTCCCAGTATTTCGCGCCTATCAGGGAATTTTCGGGCGGAGAGCAGTTCGCAGCTGACTGCGTCATCCGCCACCGAGTCTTCACATTCAGAGATTCTCCGCGAAATTCGCTAAAGATCGCCGCATTTCGGGCCAATTTGCACTTCCTGCGGCACCAGAGAAAGGCGAGTTCGAGCCACATCGTGAGGATTTCGGCGTTTCGTCTCTGATGCGAATTTCGCTGGTGCCGCGAGAAACGCGGCACAAATCTTCGCAGCAATGCTTCACCCACGAACTGATCATCACCGGCCGTTGATGATGGCTCGTTGCCTTCGGGCAAAACTCTTCGCCGGAGGCGTGAATCTATGCTAAGTGGGGCGAAGATGCCTTCTCCAAAGAAGAGAGTCCCGTTCTGTCCATGCGCTAAATGCAATAGCTTCTACCCATCAGAATTTAGGCCGACTGAAAAACTTCCAGGCAGAGAATTGCTCCCCTCGTTGAGCTCGGGCGAGAAACGCGTAATTTGCGCGCACTGCCAATGCGTGTGGTACCAATCGGCAGTCCAGTGGGGCGTTTCTGCCAAGCTTGTCGGCAGGATGGACGGCGTCAGGTTCATCCCGCTCAGAGCGAACGACAGGCTGTAACAACAATAGGATCGTCGGAGAATGTCGACAGCTTTTGCTCTTTATACCATCGGCTACGAAGGATCGTCGATCAGCGACGTCGTGGAGCGATTGAAGGAAGCGCGAATCCAAATTGTTGTGGATGTTCGCGAGCTTCCGCTTTCGAGGAAGCCAGGATTTTCAAAGAACTCGATGTCGACCATTTTGAGGGCTGCCGGAATCGATTACGTTCATGTGCGCCCTTTGGGCTGTCCGAAATCGATTCGTGCGCGATACAAAGTAGACTCGAACTGGCGTTCCTACTGCCGAGATTTCGAAACTCACTTGCAAAAACAAACGCCGGCAACGCTGACGCTGGCCGAATTGTCAAGGAAGAGACGCGCTTGTCTGGTTTGCTTTGAAAGGGATTTCACCCGCTGTCATCGGAGCATTGTCGCCGAGCGTATTGCGGCATTTGTGGGCGGCCAAGTCGTTCACCTTATTCCTGGAAAAGATGGCCTTGGAGTCCCGAAGCGCTTTGCCGCGGGGGGTATAGCAAGCTTACGATCAGCCACTGATCGGGAAACCGGTGTATCGTACCCATTAGAAATTTGAAGTCTGTCGCGGGAAGATCGTGCTCCATCTTTTGCCTGAAGGGTTGCTCCCAAGCGGCTCCGTGGCGGATGTAGACGTTCCAGAATAGCGCACCCGCCTCCCAATCTACGATTTTGTGCACCCATGTTTGGCCGCCGGAGCGATATTCGTAGTGGAACTCGTAAGGGAGCTTCTTCAGAAGTTGGAGGTGCCGGGCATCTCCGCTGGAATTATTCGAGATGAACGCGTCTAGTGCGCGATGCGTTAACGGTCCACTTTCGCGTCTAGTTGATTGAGGCGTTGGGTATAGGCGAGTGCTTTTGATTGGTCGCCCGCCTCATTCCACCAATCGACGAGCGCAGCGAGGGTATCGCGATCATATGGATGAGCTTTGATACTGCCTTCGAGGATGTTGATTGAGTCTTTGGTACGGCCAGTGTCATGCAACGCCACCGCGTAAACGAATGCATATCGGGCGCTTGCGGGATCGGAATGAGCGGCGGCGCCGAGTAACTCGAGCGCTTTCATGTTTTGCTTCTGACGAACCATCAGAAGGCCGAGCGAGTGAAGCAACGATGCATCGTGCGGCGAACGTTGCAAAGCAGCGGTGAGGACTGCCTCGCCGTCGGCTTCCCGGCCGCTTTCGCGATAGAGGTCTGCAAGATTAACCGCCGCAGGCGCGAAGCTGGGATCTATCGAAACCGCTGTCTTGAGCTCGGCCTCAGCGCGGTCGATTTTACCTTTCCTTGCGAATAGCAAAGCGAGATTCAGATGAGCCTCGGGCCGGTCAGCATTGAATTCCTGCGCTGCGATATATTCATTGGTAGCATGCTCAAAAGCAGTTGAAAGGTCGGAAGGAAATTCGCCAGAGGTTCTTCCGGCGAGAACTTCCGCGGCTTCGATTCGA of Candidatus Binatus sp. contains these proteins:
- a CDS encoding DUF488 family protein is translated as MSTAFALYTIGYEGSSISDVVERLKEARIQIVVDVRELPLSRKPGFSKNSMSTILRAAGIDYVHVRPLGCPKSIRARYKVDSNWRSYCRDFETHLQKQTPATLTLAELSRKRRACLVCFERDFTRCHRSIVAERIAAFVGGQVVHLIPGKDGLGVPKRFAAGGIASLRSATDRETGVSYPLEI
- a CDS encoding CGNR zinc finger domain-containing protein, which gives rise to MSLLKRSTIVVTQREPSEILQEAIAGFSQATRRVGSDDRKRLSWLLEFVYLSEEKLAELSESEKAQLCFDLAYFANISGQWELPPLEEIASLASEIRNGIDRLRRTRRWVIELPKDSIIERIIEPRPKRRAGHIRLDGYHSFYGSDDFRTSFLLCAADTAEAEGTRIRVCAQKDCGRMFARHRRARYCSSRCSQKERDLRFRKRFTKTERRERRQRYYKNRMAKLHGPAVASKVKPRPVKPTPRK
- a CDS encoding lipopolysaccharide assembly protein LapB, whose protein sequence is MQVPASLLSDLVRGIRIEAAEVLAGRTSGEFPSDLSTAFEHATNEYIAAQEFNADRPEAHLNLALLFARKGKIDRAEAELKTAVSIDPSFAPAAVNLADLYRESGREADGEAVLTAALQRSPHDASLLHSLGLLMVRQKQNMKALELLGAAAHSDPASARYAFVYAVALHDTGRTKDSINILEGSIKAHPYDRDTLAALVDWWNEAGDQSKALAYTQRLNQLDAKVDR